In the Mycolicibacterium chubuense NBB4 genome, one interval contains:
- the istA gene encoding IS21 family transposase, which produces MKSDGELMEILNAYDLTGSYRAAAELCGCSHHTVKKAVEDRDAGLPPATRRARMIDDWRDLLETWVADSKGKIRGDKAHDKLVALGYSGTDRTTRRAVAEIKAQWRLGNTRVHRPWITEPGLWLQYDFADGPLVAGRKIVLLVAWLAWSRYRVVIALRDRTAPSVFAGLDRIFRILGGAPTYLLTDNEKTVTTGHTAGVPVRNRAAVTFGRYYGISVLTCEPADPASKGGVENAVKLAKADIVPTDTNLLPQYATFADVEAACAEFNAEINARVHRTTGRRPVEMLTQERPALHAVPDLPHTAALGVTRRVPDNTPMVTFEHCQYSVPATLLGQTVWIRHHDSTDEVVICALDDGGPIEVARHRRATPGSPAIHDDHFPDHRDKVPGDYRVRARTASEQTFLALGPGAAVWLKEAAAVGTERILQKMAHAVELSALAGCSDVDWALGHAAVHGRFATGDLDSILASKGMDPTRRGAGEDTSLAQGTSGWNLFGRTTIDAPEAGIA; this is translated from the coding sequence TTGAAGTCTGACGGAGAACTCATGGAAATACTCAATGCCTACGACCTGACCGGGTCCTACCGCGCCGCGGCTGAGCTGTGCGGGTGCTCGCATCACACCGTGAAGAAAGCGGTCGAAGACCGCGACGCCGGGTTGCCGCCAGCGACGCGGCGGGCCCGGATGATCGACGATTGGCGCGACCTGCTGGAAACCTGGGTCGCTGATTCGAAGGGCAAGATCCGCGGCGACAAAGCCCACGACAAACTCGTCGCGCTCGGATACAGCGGTACCGACCGTACCACCCGCCGGGCGGTGGCGGAGATCAAAGCGCAATGGCGACTGGGCAATACGCGGGTGCACCGGCCGTGGATCACCGAGCCCGGACTGTGGCTGCAGTACGACTTCGCCGACGGCCCGCTTGTGGCCGGCCGTAAAATTGTGCTGTTGGTGGCGTGGCTGGCGTGGAGCCGCTACCGGGTGGTGATCGCGTTGCGCGACCGTACCGCACCGAGCGTCTTCGCCGGCCTGGACCGGATCTTCCGGATCCTCGGTGGCGCCCCGACCTACCTGCTGACCGACAACGAGAAGACCGTCACCACCGGACACACCGCCGGGGTGCCGGTCCGCAACCGCGCTGCGGTCACCTTCGGCCGCTACTACGGCATCTCGGTGCTGACCTGTGAGCCTGCCGATCCCGCTTCCAAAGGTGGGGTGGAGAACGCCGTCAAACTCGCCAAAGCCGATATCGTGCCCACCGATACCAATCTGCTGCCCCAGTACGCCACCTTCGCCGATGTCGAAGCCGCGTGCGCTGAGTTCAACGCCGAGATCAACGCCCGGGTGCACCGCACCACGGGTCGACGCCCCGTCGAGATGCTCACCCAGGAACGCCCCGCCCTGCACGCGGTGCCCGACCTGCCCCACACCGCCGCACTGGGAGTGACCCGCCGGGTTCCCGACAACACCCCGATGGTCACCTTCGAACACTGCCAATACTCAGTTCCAGCAACACTATTGGGACAAACAGTGTGGATCCGACATCACGACAGCACCGACGAAGTGGTGATCTGCGCCCTCGACGACGGCGGCCCCATCGAGGTGGCCCGGCACCGTCGCGCCACCCCCGGCAGCCCCGCAATCCACGATGACCATTTCCCCGACCACCGCGACAAAGTGCCCGGGGACTACCGCGTGCGTGCCCGCACCGCCAGTGAGCAGACCTTCCTGGCCTTGGGTCCCGGTGCAGCGGTGTGGCTCAAAGAAGCCGCCGCCGTCGGCACTGAACGGATTCTGCAGAAAATGGCCCACGCCGTCGAACTCTCAGCACTGGCCGGCTGCTCTGATGTCGACTGGGCCTTGGGTCATGCCGCCGTGCACGGCCGGTTCGCCACCGGCGATCTCGACTCCATCCTTGCCAGCAAGGGCATGGACCCCACCCGACGTGGCGCCGGCGAGGACACCTCGCTGGCGCAAGGCACCAGCGGGTGGAACCTGTTCGGCCGCACCACCATTGATGCCCCCGAGGCGGGCATCGCATGA
- a CDS encoding ATP-binding protein has translation MTTTTTAAALPADVETLMRGLRLPHARAIAADVLATARAQRWDPTEVIKALLTEEAAGRARSMLAARRKAAGFPTGKTFDAWDPGASSIPLPTQQALQTLEWVGRRENLVVCGPAGTGKTFFLEALGQKVIEAGMPVAWFTLEQIGVLVRAHRADDSLGKAVAKIVRAELVVIDDVGLLPVGADAAEGLYRIVEAAYERKSVAISSNLHPSGFDELMPKTLATATVDRLLHHAHLCQTSGDSVRLAQALHGKGVKPLT, from the coding sequence ATGACCACCACCACTACTGCCGCGGCGCTGCCCGCCGACGTCGAAACCTTGATGCGTGGGTTGCGGTTGCCGCACGCCCGAGCGATCGCCGCCGACGTGCTGGCCACCGCCCGCGCACAACGCTGGGACCCCACCGAAGTCATCAAGGCACTGCTGACCGAAGAAGCCGCCGGACGCGCCCGCTCCATGCTGGCCGCCCGCCGCAAGGCCGCCGGCTTCCCGACCGGGAAAACCTTCGATGCCTGGGATCCGGGCGCCTCGTCGATCCCGCTGCCCACCCAACAGGCGCTACAAACCCTGGAATGGGTGGGGCGTCGGGAAAACCTGGTGGTCTGCGGGCCGGCCGGCACCGGCAAGACATTCTTCCTCGAAGCACTCGGGCAGAAAGTCATCGAAGCCGGAATGCCGGTGGCCTGGTTCACCCTCGAACAGATCGGCGTGCTCGTCCGGGCGCATCGCGCCGATGACTCCCTGGGCAAGGCGGTGGCCAAGATCGTGCGTGCCGAGCTCGTCGTCATTGATGACGTCGGGCTGCTGCCGGTCGGTGCTGACGCCGCTGAAGGGCTCTACCGCATCGTCGAGGCAGCCTACGAACGCAAGTCGGTGGCGATCTCGTCGAATCTGCATCCCAGTGGCTTCGACGAGCTGATGCCCAAGACGTTGGCCACCGCGACCGTCGACCGGCTCCTGCACCACGCGCACCTATGCCAAACCAGCGGAGACTCCGTGCGCCTGGCCCAAGCCCTGCACGGGAAAGGAGTCAAACCCCTGACCTGA
- a CDS encoding YegP family protein, translating into MYFTVTVTGDANRFPTWALYGDNHQMVAWAGEGFDSQSNATRAATAFKSGAATARYETFQDSGGSWRWRAWRSSDKVAASGESFDSRHNAERAAENVRANAPYATGP; encoded by the coding sequence ATGTACTTCACGGTTACGGTCACGGGCGACGCAAATCGCTTTCCGACGTGGGCTTTGTACGGGGACAACCATCAGATGGTTGCGTGGGCTGGCGAAGGCTTCGATTCGCAAAGCAATGCGACCCGGGCGGCCACTGCGTTCAAATCCGGTGCGGCCACAGCGCGGTACGAAACGTTCCAGGACTCTGGCGGAAGCTGGCGGTGGCGCGCATGGCGGTCGAGCGACAAAGTGGCGGCCTCGGGTGAATCGTTCGACAGTAGGCACAACGCGGAACGGGCGGCAGAGAACGTGCGGGCCAATGCTCCATATGCCACTGGGCCGTGA
- a CDS encoding tyrosine-type recombinase/integrase codes for MHLDEPSAVFEAMLLGWGRQQASRLLGQATIESRLALVRRFAAFAEAHPWDWTAGDVEDFTAALMSGPTRKAPSTIRGYHMSLRMFCDYLLDGRYGWIAQCENRFARIPSQVCHDYNTAAHLVEYEGKPARRPFTYEEVETLFGFLDDRVEVLARSGRKGALAALRDAQMIKTAYAFGLRRRELCYLDLADLRPNPRMPAWGTFGAVHVRYAKSSRGSTPRRRTVLAVPEFDWVIEGLRQWVDHGRPLLSPGTRQELWLTERRGRVATKSMDKRFAFLRAEAGLPKDLTLHCLRHSYVTHLIEFGYPERFVTEQVGHSYASTTAIYTSVSNDFKTKTLQAALRRVYGSATTHEGKNDH; via the coding sequence GTGCACCTGGACGAGCCCTCGGCGGTCTTTGAAGCGATGCTGTTGGGGTGGGGGCGTCAGCAAGCGTCTCGCCTACTGGGTCAGGCCACTATCGAGTCGCGCTTGGCGTTGGTGCGGCGCTTCGCGGCATTCGCCGAGGCGCACCCGTGGGACTGGACAGCTGGCGATGTCGAGGACTTCACGGCCGCGCTCATGTCGGGTCCGACCCGTAAAGCGCCGTCCACTATTCGGGGCTATCACATGAGCTTGCGGATGTTCTGTGACTACCTGCTCGATGGCCGTTACGGCTGGATCGCGCAGTGCGAGAACAGGTTCGCGCGGATCCCGTCGCAGGTCTGTCACGACTACAACACCGCCGCGCATTTAGTCGAGTATGAGGGCAAGCCAGCGCGTCGCCCGTTCACCTACGAGGAAGTGGAAACGCTGTTTGGATTCCTCGACGATCGGGTCGAAGTTCTCGCTCGGTCAGGGCGTAAGGGCGCGTTGGCGGCGTTGCGCGACGCGCAGATGATCAAGACGGCCTACGCGTTCGGTTTACGTCGCCGCGAGCTGTGCTATCTCGACCTCGCCGATTTGCGTCCCAACCCGCGGATGCCGGCCTGGGGCACCTTCGGCGCCGTGCATGTTCGCTACGCCAAATCGAGTCGCGGCAGCACTCCGCGGCGGCGCACCGTGCTCGCCGTTCCCGAGTTCGATTGGGTAATCGAGGGGCTACGCCAGTGGGTCGACCACGGCCGGCCGCTGTTGAGCCCGGGCACGCGACAAGAGCTGTGGTTGACCGAACGACGAGGGCGGGTAGCGACCAAATCCATGGACAAACGATTCGCGTTCTTGCGCGCGGAGGCCGGCCTTCCCAAAGACCTCACATTGCATTGCTTGCGGCACTCCTACGTCACGCACCTCATCGAGTTCGGCTATCCAGAGCGGTTCGTCACCGAACAGGTCGGCCACTCATACGCCTCAACCACCGCGATCTACACCTCTGTGTCCAACGATTTCAAAACCAAAACTTTGCAGGCGGCGCTACGTCGCGTCTACGGATCCGCGACGACACATGAAGGCAAGAATGACCACTAG
- a CDS encoding TIGR02391 family protein, translated as MSDTDDLRSNPRFLRRAVQHVREFEQAFSALLELCNFTAQLRAMAGSDLPDEVLAGYASLPAVTPRANVSDEEWVAAKARCSRTGGRVSHLPDITGVQISRGGFSDPANPFEMWITVTQPHSIVTPDDILAATEHTIGVIESMADRVDVAGEISVEDMHPLVWGAARGQWRIELYREAVSSAVGAVIDHVRQLTGRADLDDKDVFTQAFSQSSPKQGAPRLRWPGNEQDQTVASMNRGLLGFSTGIQAAIRNPVIHDRTQLPAQEAAERLAALSLLATWVENCILDRGDAST; from the coding sequence GTGAGCGACACTGACGATCTCAGATCGAATCCACGCTTCCTGCGAAGAGCGGTCCAACATGTGCGCGAGTTCGAGCAGGCCTTCAGCGCCTTGCTGGAGCTGTGTAATTTCACCGCTCAACTTCGAGCAATGGCCGGTTCTGATCTACCCGACGAGGTGTTGGCCGGCTACGCCAGTCTGCCAGCGGTGACACCGAGAGCTAATGTGTCCGACGAAGAATGGGTTGCAGCAAAGGCTCGTTGCTCGAGAACGGGTGGCCGTGTATCGCACCTTCCAGATATAACCGGTGTGCAGATATCCCGTGGAGGATTCAGCGACCCGGCGAACCCATTTGAAATGTGGATTACTGTCACGCAGCCGCACTCGATCGTTACGCCCGACGACATCCTCGCTGCGACTGAGCACACGATCGGCGTTATCGAATCAATGGCGGATCGGGTCGACGTCGCCGGCGAGATCAGCGTTGAGGATATGCACCCCCTGGTATGGGGCGCAGCTCGCGGCCAATGGCGCATTGAGCTGTATCGCGAAGCAGTGTCGTCGGCGGTCGGAGCTGTCATTGACCACGTCCGACAGCTCACTGGACGCGCCGACCTCGACGACAAAGACGTGTTCACACAGGCCTTCTCGCAGAGTTCACCCAAGCAGGGTGCTCCGCGATTGCGCTGGCCGGGCAATGAACAAGACCAGACTGTTGCATCGATGAATCGCGGTCTTTTGGGATTCTCCACCGGCATCCAAGCTGCGATCCGGAACCCGGTGATTCACGACAGGACGCAACTACCGGCTCAAGAAGCCGCCGAGCGACTTGCCGCGCTGAGCCTTCTGGCGACCTGGGTAGAAAATTGCATACTCGACCGCGGTGACGCCTCGACGTGA
- a CDS encoding helix-turn-helix domain-containing protein, translating into MAQNGMFATTDLVAPLHERGVEISRQMVHRIATKPPQRINLDLLAALCDILSCTPNDLLEVVQEQIRETPAVNDSGPGIGELRPIRVTIRRPSDNQ; encoded by the coding sequence ATGGCCCAGAACGGAATGTTCGCCACCACCGACCTTGTCGCACCGTTGCACGAACGAGGCGTAGAGATCTCGCGACAGATGGTGCATCGGATCGCCACCAAGCCGCCGCAACGCATCAATCTCGACCTGTTGGCCGCCCTGTGCGACATATTGTCGTGCACCCCCAACGATCTGCTCGAGGTTGTCCAGGAACAGATCCGTGAGACGCCTGCGGTGAACGACAGCGGACCCGGCATCGGTGAGTTGCGTCCCATCCGCGTCACCATTCGTCGCCCCAGCGATAATCAGTGA